A window of the Triplophysa rosa unplaced genomic scaffold, Trosa_1v2 scaffold373_ERROPOS61749, whole genome shotgun sequence genome harbors these coding sequences:
- the LOC130550620 gene encoding uncharacterized protein LOC130550620 isoform X1 gives MERRKQEEIEVSTSHQTTGTLALKNFTIPRKKRTSGQVVLERCPEESRDYTLIQSKLRDSRLDTRKDRANTWIWKDVHLVHNDELLQKFSEKRVEMRAKGRHGREMEERFCFLVASDQDMPHMYQDGLKVGSSVQHTLGKPAHGVYLFRHVDVALKSTTSTSATHLLIFKVLYGKVRKIAPNLTWKKSQDPVVSFDCHMSKDALSPRDTPLQQVLGSSVFLFDFNENQELNERPRQCLPYAVVSYAPASSVILTTSLNLPFSPTSHDAADHFQACTVAQRKGKGDTATITYKHFGTTQNPGVDYVYQKADVQSIPISHNSMLDHTTVSQNLLREEANHKRNTAGTRETWDKCDTTPQSPIDKVSTIVYSSRSVRDPRLSRREANQQSNFSAEETLRTASRNEDGPQNEDANSGFVTATSESGPKEPSNDECSLQCSLNICVHTQKQKAETLPSIKLFKMKFQKYAKYFRLNEEERHNKIWSLENMSPEQKRTLLDRIQFYEVYYQKYKKGLLYQNVNGVETEKTSSLSLKQPQENHITLSQSDVSQTINNKANNSSKTTCFVDSRNTDNTYMNQSKHQHDPEHCAGILPENKQDQEYVQHVNGCLVSKPFLEVGSLNLNLMNENVYLKEHAPSSCSFREKSNQNIKHQSEPSTGTGEDTGNESGLVELVERPGHESVNMFADNITAMDIASFVEGLSCGMSENGNPNSAMAERREQDGQNYRSSFFPNSISPELNVATLQENSSTHIGLYQRLQLDELVPSQNGVQIFSSRAYLTPRVTPTDTKDQSKTEPRGMRCWKDPHLIVTLKANNTPAHTAGTIALSERFSKLKSCQKKASALVEEYNETGSSNVKLIKLLAKRYNMTKLHAKCRSLNKPQTSALALGRSLRTKYVKKKHFWKVKKSICSNVVSTESSHEAAHRTTTSDNPSHTSKIDLPESTDQEPDPNLRKMSHTSDAACDEQQLHIQVNQGANAITNLFQDVCSPINDLIPLPGFKTSSETKEEETKPVEPLLLDSFCTNTNKPTDDITVNPIPVIVNKVEQVKDTANENKTSLIKHDSNEDISQDYACTFTEEKSVLQEVTSHMTPDPLCRVELNSEKLSEDVKASESLSSFSQPMTLLTPKSKVMCDSEVDYIETCEINIPNNNQSSTNAKSGAWAIDTETNSQMEVLIEEGPSDLQHCTKQAWKCTSNNIPDLTDENSSLSGQCEMAPEHPNSINTSLLDVKVSDTKHASAAMINENCHFYRPEQNQNYDVDSPETQLISKLRDYLTKFESSVKKQEAANEGLRDKPVVWITLDSTAHKQQLADKGQYRSRPNDEAQTGHDVYLLVPAESKRGRSSQAKRTSRNKSKRARWSSCPSVSPDSTSALDTVKETSPQPSVNNGTAALTEISLSNEAKPQFMQSKESTSSIICSQDPVDTCGNGEHKPHTNREIVDDGDVSSSFVSSDLSVNDISNTLKMADQTSSLAELGSLQSKCKNMLQQFILKFERDQIVSFNQSFVSRNLIVEQYLDHPPAHVDLKYEAVNSYLELQMMMEAWQFVENKMNFLKNKPTFRSLLWYDPSLYGELYKGEVGFQQQSSLFTSFQKMLAQEGYAKLQEYYMTHVSRIYQQLLVNPDASYYMYLKSKREVFEIEAAVRNPHDVKYFFLSVPLTAMINFGDSLESLENVHKVIMTFVETPSDQLPGTFDVGKAEHLSITCRYLQEKAFFIRSCKETLTKVSWFGTEHLLYDASKILIWQDVGQGVSNEVLKMYKNSNPQIIFGVTESGVTLVNKVQQPRLSMNGAEKSAEKQTDASQKHEPSQSNVLQTVNSGREADYSMCKRRETHPGITPRTMNDNGANPLYQTPSAHAGNSTPYNTPHQNNTSVHWGMMNTWNAPSTSHVHSEIKSFLTRRRVSSSHADQRTSLSDVRRVQAVREQKWPLMLAPQTTSQADSFVSRPRFRSVKHQQTSTASHCPMPSKEQANRFSLATAQPFSLPNFPLNANFVAPHSLSRFPVPNTLPAISYPYFLLNGQTYTTDSTAAIHPYTRYYPNTV, from the exons ATGGAGAGAAGAAAGCAGGAGGAGATCGAGGTCTCCACATCACATCAGACAACAGGAACCCTAGCACTGAAGAACTTCACTATACCCAGAAAGAAACGGACCTCTGGACAAG TTGTATTGGAACGGTGTCCAGAAGAGAGTCGAGATTACACTCTCATACAGTCAAAACTGAGAGATTCCAGGTTGGACACGAGAAAAGACCGTGCGAACACGTGGATCTGGAAAGATGTTCATTTAGTGCACAATGACGAGCTTCTTCAAAAGTTTTCAGAAAAAAG GGTAGAGATGCGTGCCAAGGGAAGACATGGGAGAGAAATGGAGGAAAGATTCTGTTTTTTGGTTGCATCAGATCAAGACATGCCACACATGTATCAGGATGGTCTGAAGGTTGGCAGCTCCGTCCAACACACCCTTGGAAAGCCAGCACATGGAGTATATTTGTTTAGACATGTTGATGTGGCATTGAAGTCAACAACCAGCACAAGTGCAACACATCTGTTGATTTTCAAG gttctttatggaaaGGTGAGAAAAATTGCACCGAACTTGACCTGGAAGAAAAGTCAGGATCCTGTAGTCAGCTTTGACTGTCACATGTCGAAAGATGCCCTGTCCCCTCGAGATACTCCTCTCCAGCAAGTCCTTGGCTCTTCT GTTTTTCTGTTTGACTTTAATGAAAACCAGGAGCTCAACGAAAGACCCCGGCAGTGTCTGCCGTACGCTGTTGTTTCATATGCTCCTGCCAGCAGTGTCATTCTGACCACATCACTGAACTTACCATTCTCACCTACAAGTCATG ATGCAGCCGACCATTTTCAGGCGTGTACTGTGGCTCAGAGAAAAGGAAAAGGAGACACTGCCACCATCACTTATAAACATTTCGGCACAACTCAGAATCCAGGAGTCGACTATGTATATCAGAAGGCCGATGTGCAAAGCATTCCCATCAGCCACAACTCAATGCTAGATCACACTACTGTCTCCCAAAACCTGCTGCGAGAGGAAGCAAATCACAAACGAAACACTGCTGGCACGCGAGAAACATGGGACAAATGTGACACAACACCTCAAAGTCCAATAGATAAAGTTTCCACAATAGTATATTCCTCCCGCTCAGTGAGGGATCCTCGTCTGTCTAGACGAGAAGCAAACCAACAGAGCAATTTTTCAGCGGAAGAAACATTACGCACAGCCTCCAGAAACGAAGATGGCCCCCAAAACGAAGATGCAAATTCTGGATTTGTGACAGCTACATCAGAGTCCGGTCCAAAAGAGCCATCAAATGATGAGTGTTCCCTACAATGCTCACTCAACATATGTGTGCATACGCAAAAGCAAAAAGCAGAAACACTGCCATcaataaagctttttaaaatgaaGTTCCAGAAATATGCAAAATATTTCAGGCTgaatgaggaagagaggcacaACAAAATCTGGTCACTAGAAAACATGTCACCAGAGCAAAAGCGAACATTATTAGACCGTATACAATTCTACGAGGTTTATTATCAGAAGTACAAAAAAGGGTTGCTTTATCAAAACGTCAACGGGGTAGAGACAGAGAAGACCTCCAGTTTATCTCTGAAACAGCCCCAAGAAAATCACATTACGCTGTCACAGTCTGATGTGAGTcagacaataaataataaagctaATAATTCATCCAAAACAACATGTTTTGTTGACAGCAGAAACACTGACAACACATACATGAATCAGAGCAAACATCAACATGATCCAGAACATTGTGCCGGGATATTACCAGAGAACAAGCAGGATCAGGAGTATGTGCAACATGTCAATGGTTGTCTGGTTTCAAAGCCATTTTTGGAAGTAGGATCATTGAATCTCAATCTCATGAATGAAAACGTTTATCTCAAGGAACAtgcaccttcaagttgttcttTTAGAGAGAAGAGCAATCAAAACATAAAACACCAAAGTGAACCCTCCACAGGTACAGGAGAGGACACTGGAAATGAATCTGGTCTGGTTGAATTGGTTGAAAGACCGGGTCATGAATCAGTCAATATGTTTGCAGACAACATTACAGCCATGGATATTGCAAGCTTTGTTGAAGGCCTTAGCTGTGGGATGTCAGAAAACGGTAATCCCAACTCTGCAATGGCAGAGAGGCGAGAACAGGATGGACAAAATTACAGGAGCTCTTTTTTCCCAAACTCAATATCACCAGAACTTAATGTGGCAACATTACAAGAAAACAGCAGTACTCACATTGGACTGTACCAAAGACTTCAACTTGATGAACTGGTTCCAAGCCAAAATGGCGTGCAGATTTTCTCTTCCAGAGCTTACCTTACACCTAGAGTTACACCTACAGACACCAAAGATCAGAGCAAAACAGAGCCCCGGGGCATGAGGTGCTGGAAAGATCCTCATCTCATAGTTACGTTAAAAGCCAACAATACACCTGCCCATACAGCAGGAACAATTGCTCTCTCCGAACGCTTTTCAAAACTCAAAAGCTGTCAAAAAAAAGCATCTGCccttgtggaggaatataaCGAAACAGGGTCCAGTAATGTTAAACTGATAAAACTACTAGCAAAGAGGTACAATATGACTAAATTACATGCCAAATGCAGGAGCTTGAATAAACCTCAGACCTCAGCTCTCGCTCTAGGTCGCTCTCTGAGGACAAAATATGTCAAGAAGAAGCATTTTTGGAAAGTAAAAAAATCGATTTGCTCAAATGTGGTGTCAACTGAGAGTTCCCATGAAGCAGCACATAGGACTACAACATCAGACAACCCATCACATACCTCTAAGATAGATCTCCCAGAAAGTACTGATCAGGAACCAGACCccaatttaagaaaaatgtccCACACATCTGATGCTGCCTGTGACGAACAACAGTTACACATCCAGGTTAATCAGGGGGCTAATGCAATTACAAATCTATTCCAAGACGTTTGTAGTCCAATCAATGACCTCATACCATTGCCTGGATTCAAGACCAGTTCTGAGACCAAAGAGGAAGAAACAAAACCTGTAGAACCACTTTTGTTAGATTCATTCTGTACTAACACGAACAAGCCAACAGATGATATTACTGTCAACCCAATTCCAGTAATAGTGAACAAAGTCGAGCAGGTTAAAGACACTGCAAATGAAAATAAGACCTCTTTAATCAAACATGATAGCAATGAAGACATAAGCCAAGACTATGCGTGTACATTTACAGAGGAAAAAAGTGTgttacaggaagtgacatcacacaTGACACCAGATCCATTATGTAGAGTGGAACTCAATTCAGAGAAATTGTCAGAAGATGTGAAAGCTTCTGAGAGCCTGAGTTCATTCAGTCAGCCGATGACACTCCTAACTCCAAAATCCAAAGTGATGTGTGATAGTGAAGTGGATTATATAGAAACTTGTGAAATAAATATCCCAAATAACAATCAGTCATCTACCAACGCAAAGAGTGGTGCTTGGGCTATTGATACAGAGACGAACAGCCAAATGGAAGTGTTGATAGAAGAGGGTCCATCAGATTTACAGCACTGCACTAAACAGGCTTGGAAATGTACTTCAAATAACATTCCAGATCTTACTGATGAAAATTCTTCTTTGAGTGGCCAATGTGAGATGGCTCCAGAACACCCAAACAGCATCAACACAAGTTTGCTTGATGTTAAAGTTTCAGATACCAAACATGCAAGCGCCGCCATGataaatgaaaactgtcattTTTACAGACCAGAACAAAACCAAAACTATGATGTTGACTCTCCAGAAACACAGCTCATTTCTAAATTGAGAGATTATTTGACCAAATTTGAGTCCAGCGTCAAGAAACAAGAAGCAGCGAATGAAGGTCTGAGGGACAAACCGGTGGTGTGGATAACTCTTGACAGCACAGCTCATAAACAGCAGTTAGCTGATAAAGGCCAATACAGGAGCAGGCCTAACGATGAAGCTCAAACCGGGCATGATGTGTATTTACTAGTGCCTGCTGAATCCAAGAGAGGCAGATCTTCTCAAGCCAAACGAACCAGCAGGAATAAATCAAAGAGAGCAAGGTGGAGCTCGTGTCCTAGTGTGAGTCCTGACAGTACCAGCGCTCTTGACACGGTCAAAGAAACAAGTCCTCAACCCTCGGTGAACAACGGGACAGCAGCTCTCACAGAAATCTCCCTCAGTAATGAAGCCAAACCACAATTCATGCAAAGTAAAGAATCTACAAGTTCAATCATCTGCTCCCAAGACCCAGTGGACACGTGTGGGAACGGCGAACACAAGCCGCACACGAATCGAGAAATCGTTGATGACGGCGATGTCAGCAGTTCATTTGTCTCCAGTGACTTGAGTGTCAACGACATTTCGAACACTCTTAAAATGGCCGATCAAACAAGCTCTTTAGCTGAACTGGGATCTCTGCAATCTAAATGCAAGAACATGCTGCAGCAGTTCATCTTAAAATTCGAACGAGATCAGATCGTTTCATTCAATCAATCTTTTGTTTCAAGGAATCTCATCGTAGAGCAATATTTAGACCATCCGCCTGCACATGTAGATCTTAAGTACGAAGCGGTCAATTCTTACCTGGAGTTGCAGATGATGATGGAAGCATGGCAGTttgtagaaaataaaatgaactttcTGAAAAACAAGCCTACATTTCGGAGTTTGCTTTGGTACGATCCTTCTCTTTACGGTGAACTGTATAAGGGGGAGGTTGGGTTTCAGCAGCAGTCGTCATTGTTTACCTCTTTCCAGAAGATGTTGGCACAGGAGGGCTACGCTAAACTGCAGGAGTACTACATGACACATGTTTCCAGAATATACCAGCAGTTACTCGTGAACCCTGATGCGTCTTACTACATGTATCTGAAAAGCAAGCGTGAGGTGTTCGAAATAGAAGCTGCTGTCAGGAATCCACACGATGTCAAATACTTCTTTTTGTCCGTACCGTTGACTGCTATGATCAATTTCGGAGACAGTTTGGAAAGTTTAGAAAATGTGCACAAAGTTATAATGACTTTTGTTGAAACACCATCAGATCAGTTGCCAGGGACATTTGATGTGGGCAAAGCAGAGCATCTATCCATCACGTGCAGATACCTGCAAGAaaaagccttttttataagGTCGTGCAAAGAAACCCTTACCAAAGTGTCATGGTTTGGGACTGAGCACCTTCTTTATGATGCCTCTAAGATCCTCATATGGCAAGACGTGGGTCAAGGGGTGTCGAATGAAGTCCTCAAAATGTATAAGAATTCAAATCCTCAAATTATATTCGGGGTGACCGAGTCTGGTGTCACTCTTGTGAATAAAGTGCAGCAACCCCGTCTGTCTATGAACGGAGCAGAGAAGTCAGCGgaaaaacaaacggatgcttcCCAGAAACACGAACCCTCTCAATCCAACGTTCTACAG ACCGTAAATTCTGGAAGGGAGGCGGATTATTCAATGTGTAAAAGAAG GGAAACTCATCCAGGCATAACACCACGTACCATGAATGATAATGGTGCCAACCCACTGTACCAAACTCCATCAGCCCACGCTGGAAACTCAACCCCATACAACACACCTCATCAAAACAACACTTCAGTGCATTGGGGAATGATGAACACCTGGAACGCACCTTCAACATCTCACGTACACTCTGAAATCAAGTCTTTTCTCACTAGAAGACGAGTAAGTTCATCACACGCTGACCAGAGGACCTCTTTATCAGACGTACGGAGAGTTCAGGCGGTCAGGGAGCAGAAGTGGCCTTTAATGTTGGCTCCCCAAACAACTTCACAAGCAGATTCGTTTGTTTC